The Ptychodera flava strain L36383 chromosome 3, AS_Pfla_20210202, whole genome shotgun sequence region GGAAGATATCAAAATGCCATAAGTCATAGTCCAAGCGTATCCGACCAATGAGTCCTCAGGTGTCGTTGTTGACAAAGTTTCGTTGGCATGGACCTCGTTTTGTATATTGCGTCCGAACAAAAATGGCGGACGTGTAATGAGAGTAACACcggaaatatttgtcaacacagcgacAATGTCAACAATTCTGCAGGATTCTCCGAGAAGTAGAGCACCTCCAATCGTTGATGTTAGCATCACAAACGCTTTTGATAATGCAGTAAAACTGCCTAGATTGGTGTGCTTTACGGCCTGAAACCAAGCAACCGTTGCGACAGATGCAAATATTGCCTGGGCTACGAGAGGTAACATTTTCTTCCAGTCCTTATAAAACACCTGTGGTCTTTGATAAGCGCAAATGGCAATGACGGGTATAAGAACCGCCACGCCGGACAAAAACGACTGCTGAACAGGCGGCACTGCACGGGCCAGTCCTGTAAGGAGGGCTGCCACCGCGGAGAATGGTCCTAGGAGCAATGCAAGGGTCACTCCCAACTGGTTCCGAAACCGTGCTAGGCAATTAGTTCCACAGGTTGAAGAGCCTTCTTGTGCGTTCGATTGGTTGCCTCTGTCATCTTTGAAGAGCCAAGTCAATTCGATGGAAGATTCCATGGCTGTGGTACCATACAGAGAGCGAGAACAGATTGTGCACTTTAAATTATAGAGCTACAGATCCTTATTAATGGAAAAGTTCGTTATCAATAGTGAACAATTGTGACAATTGAACAATTGAACAATTGTGACGAATTTTACAATGAGCTGGAATGACCGTCATTGAAATGAAAGACAGTGATTCGGTTTTCAAACAATAGGTGCATATTATATGTAAAATTAAGACTTTTGTGTACAAGCGTGACTTTATCACTCACGACTTAGGACAAAGTTGCTGGCTTTAACTGCAAAAACGTCTTATTTTACAAGGTTTTCTTGTAACCTCTATATATAACATGTTTTTTTACTAATAggctggttctgtctcaggcctctcagctaggcgactgatgccgtatgttgtgggttcgaatccgattgaaaactatctgtTTTTTTACTAATAGGATGTAATTTTCTAAAGGCTATTACAATCAACGGGCTGCTTAAATCAATCAATAACGTATTTTTTGTGACATAAGAACGCATAACGGCTTCcgttcacggtccctccacaaaagggacTGTGTTCCGTTAAACCATGTCTGCAAGCATTTATGAATATCACAGGATTTTCTTACGGGTTCAATCATGCTAAATATTTCAAGTGAATAATGACACTTGGCTTGAATAAACTACTAGTCCGCCTATCTCGACGACGTTCTTGCTCGCCCAATAACATACGGTAAGTCAAGCCTCTCGGCTGACGTTGCTGTTTCCTTCGCCATATCAGTCTGAGATGTATGGAATGGTTGAGTGGTCACCGCAGTCTGAGAACTTATTTGACTTTGCCTCGTCTTTTTAAAGtaaaacgcgcctcggggacaaatattcggactctcacaaCTTTTGCAGTTCTTTTCCAATATACCACttcttggggttcattttaaagctctcggtgtatGAAAAcgttttaccgtcttagtttttcaaaaatcgaaattcTTACAAGTTGAAACACCTCCCAACACTTCGCTACGTTCGCAACACCCCCtgctccaattttcacaaaattattctGCTAGTCTCCGTTACACATCGCTACACGTTAGCGGTTCCTTGGCGAGTAATAAGTGATCGTGGCAATGTAACTTATTTAACTTCGATATATGTTGTGAAAAAGAAAGGGGCGGCGAAAGTGTGCGAGTATAACGTTACTGTTTacaagtaaaaaattgtatgccTTGTATACAATATATCTTCAAAATTAACATGTAGGTAGGGTTCCCTGGAAAACTATATGCAAAGGTCAAGCTACTCTCTCGCTTTTACTAGGCTTCCACTTTCCCACCCTTATAAAACAGCTAATTGTTTAATTCATCGAAAAATCAATCGATGGAAAAATCGGAATTTTACAAACGGCACACTATATATGGAAAAAAGTCCCGCCATGCTCATCCATTCATGAGATTCGCCAGAATAAGTCACGTGACGAGAGAATAGATACGTCTGGTCCCTGTGAATCGACGTAAGtaacgtcagagggtatttcgAAAGACTATTTACCCAGGGAAATCGTTTTTGACCAAATTAGGAAAAGTTTCCGGCCACGTGACCATAGATAAAGTGTCGCCTGCAGCTTTGAAACGATGGCGGGTTACCGGAACGTGATGAGTGCCCGGATGAGCGACGAGCCTCTCTCTACAACAACAAGATTTTCCATTCTAACGACGTAAAAACCTTAAGCAGCTCATGGACGACAAACATTAacgtgcaactaaggatgtcgctaggtatttttaggatatttttgtgaagaaattggcACTACTGTTACTGCTGTGGAGAAATCACCAAGTAACACTTGTCACAATGGAATGTCGCAGTGCAGAGTATCAAAACACATCAAAAACCATAACATAAAAGAACATGAGCGTGTGgtatgttataaaacacctatagccagGGCTATAACACCCATTCGTCACCCCTCGTGACCAAGCATTACCAAAAatacatcgctataccccttgACCTACGGTTTCGGTGAAGAGCGTGTGTTTCTTGTAacgcacggcccctcggggtaataaacgCGCTGTCGCCCTCATtaccaggtaataggtgtttattATAGTATGCCTAAATGCTCGAAAAatgtaggggggggggggtagtcagatggttttgaaaaattcaaacaaacttAACAGAAAGGAACTCCGTAACCACTTACAGAAAAACAGCAGATGAAAATATGCGagtttaaggtggagctgcatgttgccaacagtttTTGCGGAGAGATATTTTCCATCTAAGATGACATGGAAACctcctcatactatatatttataaaaaagttgagaatgtaaaatttaccatggtagcaatagtttactcggaGGATGAAGGGGTTGTACATTTGGGGCACAAAACCCTCACATTCGgtgttaatgaaaaaaaaattattcaagtCAGAAAATTTATACTATTTTTGAAatctaatatttcattttatttttgcattatctatcctcattctaaaatagCAAGGACAATACGCGATATACTAAAACATAATCAAACCCGAAAGCAATTCCGCATTATAATACCATTACAATCAGTGGCAATGGCTAACAATGGTTTGTATCAAAGAGAGTCACATGAATCAAAATGGTATGATTTGAAATAACATTTACAGATGATTTATCATTGCCTGCTGTGTGAACGATGAATAAAACAATTCTTCGGCTGTTTTGTTAAATAATTAAGAGTTGCAAACTCACTAAATGACGAAGAGTAGTCTCAGATGAGTAATTCAAGTAA contains the following coding sequences:
- the LOC139129711 gene encoding solute carrier family 35 member G1-like — encoded protein: MESSIELTWLFKDDRGNQSNAQEGSSTCGTNCLARFRNQLGVTLALLLGPFSAVAALLTGLARAVPPVQQSFLSGVAVLIPVIAICAYQRPQVFYKDWKKMLPLVAQAIFASVATVAWFQAVKHTNLGSFTALSKAFVMLTSTIGGALLLGESCRIVDIVAVLTNISGVTLITRPPFLFGRNIQNEVHANETLSTTTPEDSLVGYAWTMTYGILISSAMLTVRALGESVPVTVKLLYSGVIAFIVCLIVMVCTEVPVWKMPSRDAWLTVGMCVFSTLQTYSVNGSAHLERVGVASLLGVLDVVFSFIFQALIVGKKPNRFDLIGAVLIIFGCVIVSVQTIWDNLKRDKDRANE